The Molothrus ater isolate BHLD 08-10-18 breed brown headed cowbird chromosome 10, BPBGC_Mater_1.1, whole genome shotgun sequence sequence TGCTTACAATAGTTAATTAATGCTGAGAGAATTGTTCAGCATTGACTCTTCTAGATCTGCTTCAAATTTGGCCCACGGAACAGAATTGGAAGAGCTTCCCCCGCCCCCCCTTGTTTTTACTAAATTTTTCCAAGagcacattttaaaaccagacaCCCAAGCCTGACAGAAACCACTGGTCAAAAcataatatgtatttttatatgcaaCACATAAGCTCTAAATATGAGACTGAACTCTATAATGTACCTGATCTGTAAAAAAGGAACCTTGTATTGTAATGTCCACAAGGTGAATAGACTCATTATTTTCTGTAGGCTCTACTAATAGATTAATCCCAGAGACCAGGTACTGGGagccataaataaaaaaacaaccaaccaaagaGAGCATATCCAGACTGCATGAGAATGGGTGCATCATGGGTGCACCAAGAACACAAAATGTTTCATCTGATAAACTCCATTTCAAGTGTACATGCAAACACTTGCATTAACAGCAATCATCTTTACACAGACAAAAGTAAATGAGGCATAACTGATTACATTTCATACAAGCTAAACATTAAGATAATAAAATGCACCCACTTTTCTCCATTGCACCAGGCAAAGAGGGAGCCGTCCTTGCTAAAAGCAACAGCTTTGCAATTTTTTCCAGAATCCctgaagaaataagaaatatacATAAGTACCCAACAGTGCCATGGTTAAGGTTTCCTTaacaaaaaccaacacaagagctttcctgctgtgctcctgaggAGCCCTGTGTCACAGTGCAGTCCCTGCTacccctgcccagggactgTCACCTGGCAGTGAAAGCTCAGGCAAGTGCAAAGCCTTCCAAGTCATCAGTGTTCTGAACTCACTTATATTCACACATTTTTCAATTCCACAGTCTACCCTTACTTTACAGAAAGCAATTTCTTtagtgccagtgccagcagtACCTTTGGAATGCCACGCTCTCAGTGAAGCTGGGGGGCCCATTCACCATGTACAGCCCCTCGGAGCCTCTCACTGCAAGGGGAAACAAACAACTCATTTCAAATGCAGGAAATTGACAAAGCAGGTGATTTTCTAACTTGTGAACCCTGAGCCATGCACAGTGCTTCCCATACTTGCTATAAGGAAATTCCAAGGCACAGCCgggacacagccctggagctgccatcACTGTGCAGGATGtgccccagggtgggcagccacagcctcacaGGAGAACAGCCCTTCTCATGCCTAAGTACAATTGTACAGGGTTCATGCACACCACAGCCCCCAGAGACCCTAAGGGAACCCCTAACACACGTGAGGTGTGACCCAGGACCAGCGCAGCCCTTCCTGACCGTGTTCTCCAGCCCTCCCGTCACGCTCCCCGTTAGGATCCAAACTCACAACAGACGGCAGTGAGCAGCCAAAAATCCACCCGAGCAACTGCCGCCACCACGGGGCCGAGTGCGGGGAAACGGGCTCGTGTTTAAAGCttacaaatacagaaaaggaCAATACGCATCCCTTATGTTGGGGCAGTTTAAACAGTGAGACACGGAAAGGGAACACGACTCTCAAGAAGCGGCAGCCAAATCCCGCGGAGCTCAGCGGACACGGCAGCGGGGCCCGGCCGGCAGCGGCTGCCCGCCTGCCCCGGTACCCGCGAGTGAATCACCCGCGGCCGGAGAACGAATCCGCGACACGGGGCCGCGAGggccccgcggggcgggggAGTCGGCGGCGGGGCGGCTGCTCGGGCATAGGCCCGGGGCAGGACCGGGCCCTCCTCTGGGGCACCGCTGCTCGCCCCGGCCCAGCGAGCACAGGGCCCGGCGAGCCCTGACCAGCGCCGGGGCCGGCACCGTCAAGAACTCCACGACCGGGGCCGGACGTGGCCACGCCGCGGCAGCGCACGCCGGGGAGGAGACGCGCAGCGGAAACCACTGGGCACCGGAGGAGCAACGGAGGGACTCCGGGCCACCCCACCCCAACTTGGCTGCCATCTCCCGCACACCGGCCCCGGGCCCGGGCCAGACGCACCTGCGAGCAGCGGCGTGGGCGGCGCCATCTTGCGGCGCGGGCGGAGCGGTGTTTCCGGTtccggggcggcggcggcgtaGCGGCCGCAGCGCGCGCCACGTTaccgggcggggcggggcccggggcgCGTGCGCGGGTTGGCGCGCGcgggccccgcccccggcgcgCTCCCGGCGTGCGGCGCGCGCGGTGCTGACGCGGcagcggcggccgggccggaCCGGGCCGAGCGCGGACATGGTGGCCAAGCAGCGCATCCGCATGGCCAACGAGAAGCACAGCAAGAACATCACCCAGCGGGGGAACGTCGCCAAGACCTCGGTGCgcggggccgggctgagccGGGCGGGCACGGGCGGGggtggcggggccgggccgcgctgCGCTGACGGCGGTGCTGTGCTCGCAGAGAACGGCCCCGGAGGAGAAGGCGTCGGTCGGGCCCTGGCTGTTGGCTCTCTTCATCTTCGTGGTTTGCGGATCAGGTGAGCGGCCGCGCGCGGGCGGACGGGTCCGGCGGCGGCtcgggccgggcgctgcccgTCCGGGCCCGGTACTGCCCCtccgggccgggcgctgccccTCGGGGCCCCCGAGCTCGCTGCTGGCGCTGCCCGGCGAGCGCTCCCCTCTCCGCTCTCTTGTAGCTATCTTCCAGATCATCCAGAGCATCCGGATGGGCATGTGAGGGGCCGGTGTCGGGCCATggcccgccggccccggccgccGCGGCAGCAGCCGAGGAGCGGCGCGCGGCTCCGGCCGTGTCGCATTCCAGGTCCCTTCACGAGTCATTCCGAGTTTTCTAGCCCGTGCCACAGTGCCTTGAACAGCACCACATGTATAAAGCAATAAAAGTCTGTTGTTGATCTACAATCGTGGACCTACTTATTCGCTGAAGATCCGGCCTGGTCTCTGTAATACGTGGAGCTATACGCGACGTAGGTCCGTAGGAACTGGCATCTGTTTAAACACCGGTCCCAGATCAGTGCCACCCTCGCTGTATAGCTGGAAATGGCTTTATTTGACGCTGGAAGCCAGGATTCCTGTAGAGGCTGGAGCCCGACTGTGCAGCATGTTCCCGAGGAGCCTCTCTTGCTCCGACCCCGCCGTGCATCCTCCCGTGTGCGCCGGGCGGGCGCACTGCAGCATGGGCAGTGCTCGCCGTCCCCACGCCACGGCACCGCCTGTAGCTTTGTCCTAATCCACGCCAAACGCTTGTCTGTGTAGGGGTAGAGGGGTGTGTGGAGCTGGCATGGccgggcagcagctgctctggcaggacCCAGTGCTGGAGCTCCGTGGACTGCGGGAGCACCCTGGCCAGACCTGCGGCTCCCCAAGCCTCTCCcggccctgcctgtgctgtaaATACTTCTTGGACAACTTTCAACAAGTGGTGATAGTTTTAAATTTGACAATGTTGTGTGGGAATATTGGGTGCAGGGGGGGACACACgctgcctccctgcccacagttctgcttctgtatgtgcagcccctgcagagtGTGGTGTGTCTTGCAATATATATTTAATCCTATTTAAGGTAAAACCTGCCTTCAACTCAATTTCTTTTAACAATGGATTCAGTACTTAACTGCTTCCCTACTGGTGATCACAGTTCCTTCTTCTGTAGACGACTGTAACTTGAGATCACGTGGAAAATGCTGCTATTGATCATATTTCCCTGCTGATGGCCCTGactcctgctggctctgctgtctGCGTGGTGACAAAGGTGGTGGGAATTGCTCTGCTGGTGCACGCTGTTGCTAAAGGAAGATTTCTCCAGATTTCTTAGAAGACAAATTTTAAGTCTGGTTACACTAGAAAtcatagaaaacaaaatgggTTGAGGTTACTGAATCGCCTGTTAGCTGTGAAGGAGCAGATCTGTACACGTTGTATTTCCATATGGAATCACTGGGACTGCTGTGAGccggggctgcccagggcacggGGACCTTGTGCTGGGACACCTTGTGCTGTGACAGCGGGGGCAGTCTGTATCATCGctgattttaaataaagttCTTTTCAAACGCAAGCTGTGTTCATTCTGATGTGGGcaaggcagggctctgctggctgttgAGGCTCGGCCATTCACACCAAGCAGGGATTGATTGGCTTTTCCCTGGGAGGAGCCTCTGTGCCATGGGGCGCCCCgtgctgggccaggctggcaccGCGGGGCCTGAGCGGGGGCTGCCGAGGCTCTGGATGCCCCCAGCTGCcgctccccttccctctgggcCCCGGCCATCCCCCACGGGGGCTCAGcaggtgctctgctctctctcacctcctgcctctgctcccgGGAATGCCACGGCGGCgcagggctctggctgtgccagcacagcagctgctcccggGCTGTGGGAGCGTTCAGGGTGGCTTGTACGAGTTGGTTCTTTGAAGTTCAGGGAATCCTTGCTTTGGTGcgagctgggcacagaggtgtGTGCagcgctgtgcctgcagtgtgAGGGTCatgggcagctgcagtgccagagctggggctgggggcatcTCTGGAGGGCCCTTCTggccccagctgtgctctggctcCACACACCCAAGAACAAATGCTGCAGAACACCACACTTGTTTCTTTCCAAAACCCATCCAAGCAATACCCGTTTATTTCCCCTCGTGAGATGCAGTTGGTCGTTTCCAGGCCCTGAGAGCTGAGGCGTTGGCTGACCCTGTGCCACAGCCGCGGCTGCTCGGGCTGCTCCGCGGAGCTGAGCTTGCTCAGGTGACGTCAGTAACCACCTGCAACACacttatttaattttacttacttaaattatttttttttcttttcacctgTGAAGCCTTCTCAAGGCTGGCTGCAGGACTGTGCTCCAGCAGCGCATCAGGAGGGGCACACGGTTTGCCTCCCAAGGCGAGagctccctgctgtcctgccagGCCTCTCGCAGCTGCCGGCACCGCACAAAGCGCCGCAGCCACGTCCCCGGCGCCGTGTCCCGCCCATCTGCGCACACGCTGCACGGAGGGGACCCGGCAGCGACAGGAGCCACGTTCTCCGGGAACAGCCTCGTGGAGCGGGGACAACCCCTGCGCCGAGGCGGGAGCCCGGGACAGGCGGCGGCAGCGTCGCTGGGAGTGACGGCGCGAGGGCCCGAGCGACGGGGAACCGGGCCGAGGCAGCGGATCCTGGGCTGCGGAGACGGtccgggaccgggaccgggaccgggaccgggaccgggaccgggaaAGAGAACGAGACCAGGaccgggaatgggaatgggaacgggaccGGGCGGGGGCGGTGCGGGGACAGCCCCGCCCCGCTCCACAGCGCCGCCTCGCGGCCGCCGCGGCCCCTCCAGGTCCCGCTGCGCCACGGGCGGAGCCGCCCGCCGCAGCCGGGGAAGGCTCGGGAGGGAAGCGTCTGTGCCGCAGCCCGGGAAGGGTCTGTGCCTCTCTGTGCTCACCTCACCCGGCACCCGCTCCAGAGCCGCCTCACTGCTGTGCGAGCCTCCTCCTGCACATGCTCCCCTCTGAGCCAGGGCCGCGGCCTTGAAGCTCTCCTCAGTAAGCATTTCCTCCGCATCCTCCACTGTTTCCGTAGCTTTTCCCCGCATCTTCTTTCACGTCCGGTCTGAGACGCCGGGCCTAACTCGGAGCccccctctgcccagctcagTGCATTCAGAGCGTTGTGTGACACCGCGACTGCAGCCCGCTCCCCGCCCGTGCCAAAGCAGACGCTGCCGTGAACGCAGCAGCTGAATCCTTTATACCAAAGCTATGGAACAATGTCGAAGACACGCGTTAGAGCACCCGCATCATGTGCGGAGAGCCGGCTGCCGCAGCCAGCTCGCCCCGGGCCGGCCCGAGCGCGCCGGGCCAGCGGCGGCAGCCGGGACAAGGACGGGGCGCAGCAGCGCGGGCGGCACCGAgccgggctggcagcagcaccgaGGCTCCCTGCCAGCGGCAGCCGCGCATCTACCGACACCACGGCGCTCTCACTGTGAGaactgctgctccttttcctcGGGCAGCCTCTCAAGAAGAGCCCGCAGCATTCCCAGACCCTTTCCTACAGTTCAGAGCTCTCACAAGCCGAGCCGCTGTCCACAGCTGAATACAGCTTATCTCTACGCAAAAACTAAACACAAACCCCCAAAGCAAAcctgacaggagcagagcaaagcaaaggcTTTCTAACAGGATCCGTTCAATCTTTGTTTCATCCCCTTTTTCAGCTTTACTAAATGCTTCTTGCTTTTGGAGAAAGCGCCTCTGCAGCGCCCCGGTGTGAAGgatgtgcccagcactgcctcacagctctcacacagaggaacaggcattcccaggggagcagagctgccccctctgctcccagcaggaaaacaatCAGCACCTGTGTCTCTGTTCTGTTTCACTCAAAAGCGAACTGACAGCTACAGAGTATCCTCCAAGAAGTTTTAATCAACTACTCACCTGAGGGACTCTTGTTCCCAGAAATCCccattttgtcctttttctttctttaccaGCATCATCCTCATTGTACAGCTGGAGTGAACCACTGATCACACTGCAGAGGAAACACACATAGCTACtggaatattttgctttctaatCTGTGGCACTGAAGTCTCCcagcagtgctcacagcacaggggtgcagcaggcagaaaacaCCAATCCACAGCTAATGGAAAGATCATTTTGGTGTTACTTCAGCAAGAACTTTTCAATAAGCACACAACACAGGGTTTGTGTGAACTGTGCTGAACTGATGCGTACCAGGAGGAGATGCTTCTCTGTTTCCAGGACATGGACACTTCTTTGAGATCCGAAGACACCAAAACTTGCAGTTTCCAGCGTTTCCTCTGTTTTACCTTAGACATAAACCTGAGCAGAGTtagagctgctcagggctcagtACTGAAGCAGACATTCACAGTAGTGACTGAGCAGGCCCAGCTGTTTATTCAGAGCTATCAGTGCAACCCCAAACCCCTAAGGCAGCCACTGACAGCATCAGAAGATGCTTCTAGAAGAGAAGAAACCAGGCTGTTGCATGAAAAGCAGTAACTCTGGCATTGGTCTGTTACTGCCTCACTGACACTACATTTCTCCATTTTGTTCAGAAGAGCTACTGAAT is a genomic window containing:
- the SERP1 gene encoding stress-associated endoplasmic reticulum protein 1; the encoded protein is MVAKQRIRMANEKHSKNITQRGNVAKTSRTAPEEKASVGPWLLALFIFVVCGSAIFQIIQSIRMGM